A window of the Cystobacter fuscus genome harbors these coding sequences:
- a CDS encoding TonB-dependent receptor plug domain-containing protein, with the protein MRWLGWVLGLLVSVPVLAQQGEPSVDGGVAQEAPAEETPVIQTVVTASRSVERLQDTPVAVEVITRKDIEATGARDLAEALGARPGLELRRGFAGTELRVQGLSPEYTLVLVDGERVTGRLGGALDFSRFSTEDIEQVEIIRGPSSVLYGSDAVAGVVNIITRKAQRPLGATAQASLGSLWQFEADGSAELRGERAGLRLSGGFQRRDGYDLTPDTPSTTGSSLEGFQVSGRGDVRVTDALRLEARAGASRQVQRGVDEGAAGALFDRASQNESQEVTLSPSWMLSPTGSLQLSGRYSRFRHRYVSDQRQSSALDQVEETREQMARVGLQLDQTLAQVHQLVVGVEAIGETLDSDRLSSPGQRGRLSLYGQDSWKTPLPVAFHVVPGLRLDVDSEFGTVLTPRLAVRLEPVETLTVRASYGLAFRAPSFQEQLIDFENPSVGYVVAGNPALRPEHSRGATVSAEWRVGGRSLLWTNLFRNDLSDMITVVQDPTSPTLRFTYDNVARATVQGAEVGWKQRLPLGAWLDVGYTFIHARDLEEDRPLEGQSAHRLTTQLGLRYRPWRLEASVQGSWVGPRPYYQAPDGTERTVHAPAYTTLDARLAHGVLESVRLFVAGRNLLGAGDANYLPIPPRAFYAGLILDV; encoded by the coding sequence ATGCGCTGGTTGGGATGGGTTCTCGGGTTGCTCGTGAGCGTGCCGGTGCTGGCACAGCAGGGCGAGCCGTCCGTGGACGGTGGGGTCGCGCAGGAAGCACCGGCGGAGGAGACACCGGTGATACAGACGGTGGTGACGGCGTCACGCTCGGTGGAGCGGCTCCAGGACACACCGGTGGCCGTCGAGGTCATCACCCGCAAGGACATCGAGGCCACGGGCGCGCGGGATCTGGCCGAGGCGCTGGGCGCGCGTCCGGGCCTGGAGTTGCGGCGCGGCTTCGCCGGCACGGAGCTGCGGGTCCAGGGTCTGTCCCCCGAGTACACCCTCGTGCTGGTGGATGGCGAGCGCGTGACGGGGCGGCTCGGCGGCGCCCTGGACTTCTCCCGGTTCTCCACCGAGGACATCGAACAGGTGGAGATCATCCGGGGCCCCTCCTCGGTCCTCTATGGCAGCGACGCCGTGGCGGGCGTGGTGAACATCATCACCCGCAAGGCCCAGCGGCCGCTGGGGGCCACGGCCCAGGCCTCGCTCGGCAGCCTGTGGCAGTTCGAGGCGGATGGCTCCGCGGAGCTGCGCGGCGAACGCGCGGGACTGAGGCTCAGTGGCGGCTTCCAGCGCCGGGATGGCTACGACCTGACCCCGGACACCCCGTCCACCACGGGCAGCTCGCTCGAGGGCTTCCAGGTCTCCGGGCGCGGCGACGTGCGCGTGACGGACGCGCTGCGGCTCGAGGCCCGGGCCGGTGCGTCCCGGCAGGTGCAACGGGGCGTCGACGAGGGCGCGGCCGGCGCGCTGTTCGATCGCGCGAGCCAGAACGAAAGCCAGGAGGTGACGCTGTCCCCCTCGTGGATGCTCTCCCCCACCGGCTCGCTCCAGCTCTCGGGCCGCTACTCGCGCTTCCGCCATCGCTACGTGTCGGATCAACGCCAGTCCTCCGCCCTGGATCAGGTGGAGGAGACGCGCGAGCAGATGGCGCGGGTGGGCCTCCAGCTCGACCAGACCCTGGCCCAGGTGCACCAGCTCGTGGTGGGCGTCGAGGCGATTGGCGAGACACTCGACTCCGATCGACTCTCGAGCCCGGGCCAGCGTGGCCGGCTGTCCCTCTACGGACAGGACTCCTGGAAGACGCCCCTGCCGGTGGCGTTCCACGTCGTGCCCGGCCTGCGGCTGGACGTGGACTCGGAGTTCGGCACGGTGCTCACCCCCCGGCTCGCCGTGCGGCTGGAGCCGGTGGAGACGCTCACGGTGCGCGCCAGCTACGGCCTCGCCTTCCGCGCGCCGAGCTTCCAGGAGCAGCTCATCGACTTCGAGAATCCCAGCGTGGGGTATGTGGTCGCGGGCAACCCCGCGCTGCGCCCCGAGCACTCGCGCGGCGCGACCGTGTCCGCGGAGTGGCGCGTCGGCGGCCGGAGCCTTCTGTGGACGAACCTGTTCCGCAACGATCTCTCCGACATGATCACCGTGGTGCAGGATCCCACCTCCCCTACCCTGCGCTTCACCTACGACAACGTCGCGCGTGCCACCGTGCAGGGCGCGGAGGTGGGCTGGAAGCAGCGGCTGCCGCTCGGGGCCTGGCTGGATGTGGGCTACACGTTCATCCACGCGCGGGATCTCGAGGAGGACCGGCCCCTCGAGGGACAGAGCGCGCATCGGCTCACCACCCAGCTCGGCCTGCGCTACCGGCCCTGGCGCCTGGAGGCGTCCGTGCAGGGCTCCTGGGTGGGCCCCCGCCCCTACTACCAGGCCCCCGACGGGACGGAGCGAACGGTCCACGCCCCCGCCTACACGACCCTGGACGCTCGACTCGCCCATGGGGTGCTGGAGTCGGTCCGGCTCTTCGTCGCCGGCCGCAACCTGCTGGGCGCGGGAGATGCCAACTACCTGCCCATTCCACCCCGCGCCTTCTACGCGGGGCTCATCCTCGACGTGTGA
- a CDS encoding HmuY family protein codes for MKNDPLPKTRVTALTLAVLLGACGVNEPVDPPAEAPRCEASPVRCAEQSIDQLNLLTTVSTGEIREEGTTAGEFHTYVDARAGGSSSTQSYTYVRFTSQGLSRVAVEDQAALASTDWDIALRRYTIRVNSGVSGPSCVAVARTPAGTAFESVTAVDVAWEFRTEDYFTESCEAIPGQYGLGLATRLEDFWGYEACLSMSGAVFVLRLADGKHVKLQVTHYYEPEPQRVCDETGEVPLPNGAAQLRVRWAFLP; via the coding sequence ATGAAGAACGACCCTCTCCCCAAGACCCGAGTGACCGCTCTGACGCTGGCCGTGCTGCTGGGAGCCTGTGGCGTGAACGAGCCGGTGGATCCCCCGGCCGAGGCCCCGCGGTGCGAGGCGAGTCCGGTGCGCTGCGCCGAGCAGAGCATCGATCAATTGAACCTGCTCACCACGGTCTCCACGGGGGAGATCCGCGAGGAGGGAACGACCGCGGGCGAGTTCCACACCTACGTGGACGCGCGAGCGGGAGGCTCCTCCTCCACGCAGTCGTATACCTATGTCCGCTTCACGTCCCAGGGACTGAGTCGGGTGGCGGTGGAAGATCAAGCGGCCCTGGCCTCGACGGACTGGGACATCGCCTTGCGCCGTTACACCATCCGGGTGAACAGCGGCGTATCCGGCCCCTCGTGCGTCGCGGTGGCCCGGACTCCGGCGGGCACGGCCTTCGAGTCGGTGACGGCGGTGGACGTCGCCTGGGAGTTCCGCACCGAGGACTACTTCACCGAGTCCTGCGAGGCCATCCCCGGACAGTACGGCCTGGGACTGGCGACACGGCTGGAGGATTTCTGGGGCTATGAGGCTTGCCTGTCCATGAGCGGCGCGGTGTTCGTGCTGCGCCTGGCGGATGGCAAGCACGTGAAGCTCCAGGTGACGCACTACTACGAGCCGGAGCCGCAGCGGGTCTGCGACGAGACGGGCGAGGTCCCCCTGCCCAACGGCGCGGCCCAGCTCCGGGTCCGGTGGGCCTTCCTGCCATGA
- a CDS encoding MXAN_6640 family putative metalloprotease: protein MRLPAWPLLLLAGCGGPARPPHEGLGEEARTLLQGGRPTEATAEPPRFEPGEPVESVVSPGGRFRIHFSRSGTNAVALADADGNGVPDAVDTVARTYDAVADFYAGLGYRSPPEDSGAPGEAGGDGRFDVYLVDFAGRADGAFRREDCLSVELGCRGYMLQENDFAGYGYASYEQAVTTLASHEFFHAVQAAYGTALGRVAEEGTAVWASERFAPELDDLEHFVPTYLSRAERSLVVEPDGPAQSFSYGAALFFQFLGERLGDGVIRAMWEESVRAPSSHWAELLETVLRRDAGTDFDTAFSEFATWNLATGERAREGSGYARGAGYSGLAPAARELPVDEPSVRVAAASARYFDVPGGTPDVSVSFEPREGTDSAAVHLLVAAVTEREVLRIVRADGPGVLSARVSAEDAKRVVVAVVNGRHSGDGRYGRLRISSESPSEEPARGCQTAPGAIPGALLLAAAWWALPRRRTH, encoded by the coding sequence ATGAGGCTCCCCGCGTGGCCGCTGCTCCTGCTCGCCGGGTGTGGCGGCCCGGCGCGGCCGCCGCATGAAGGGCTCGGGGAGGAAGCGCGGACGCTGCTCCAGGGGGGACGACCCACCGAGGCCACGGCGGAGCCACCGCGTTTCGAGCCCGGCGAGCCGGTGGAGTCGGTGGTCTCTCCCGGGGGCCGTTTCCGGATCCACTTCTCGCGGAGCGGGACCAACGCGGTGGCGCTCGCGGACGCGGACGGCAACGGGGTTCCGGACGCCGTGGACACCGTGGCGCGCACCTACGACGCCGTGGCGGACTTCTACGCGGGGTTGGGCTACCGCTCGCCGCCCGAGGACTCCGGAGCGCCTGGCGAGGCGGGAGGCGACGGACGCTTCGACGTCTACCTGGTGGACTTCGCCGGACGGGCGGATGGGGCCTTCCGGCGGGAGGACTGCCTCTCGGTGGAGCTGGGCTGCCGCGGGTACATGCTCCAGGAGAACGACTTCGCCGGCTACGGCTATGCCTCCTACGAGCAGGCCGTGACGACGCTCGCGAGCCATGAGTTCTTCCACGCCGTGCAGGCCGCGTATGGCACGGCGCTCGGGCGCGTGGCGGAGGAAGGCACGGCGGTATGGGCCTCCGAGCGCTTCGCTCCCGAGCTGGACGACCTGGAGCACTTCGTCCCGACGTACCTGTCGCGCGCAGAGCGCAGCCTGGTGGTGGAGCCGGACGGACCGGCACAGTCCTTCAGTTATGGGGCCGCGCTCTTCTTCCAGTTCCTCGGCGAGCGCCTGGGCGACGGGGTGATCCGGGCGATGTGGGAGGAGAGCGTGCGCGCGCCCTCTTCTCACTGGGCGGAGCTGCTGGAGACGGTCCTGCGCCGCGACGCGGGCACGGACTTCGACACCGCGTTCAGCGAGTTCGCCACATGGAACCTGGCCACCGGGGAGCGCGCGCGGGAAGGCAGCGGGTACGCACGGGGCGCGGGCTACTCCGGACTGGCTCCCGCCGCCAGGGAGCTACCGGTGGACGAGCCCTCGGTACGGGTGGCGGCCGCCTCGGCGCGCTACTTCGACGTGCCGGGCGGGACACCGGACGTCTCGGTGTCCTTCGAGCCGAGGGAAGGCACGGACAGCGCGGCGGTGCACCTGCTGGTGGCGGCGGTGACCGAGCGCGAGGTACTGCGCATCGTCCGCGCGGACGGGCCCGGAGTGCTCTCCGCCCGGGTCTCCGCCGAGGATGCCAAGCGCGTGGTGGTGGCGGTGGTGAACGGGCGCCACTCGGGCGACGGACGCTATGGCCGGCTGCGCATCTCCTCCGAGTCACCGTCCGAGGAGCCCGCCCGCGGGTGCCAGACCGCCCCCGGAGCCATCCCCGGGGCGCTGCTCCTCGCCGCCGCGTGGTGGGCCCTTCCGAGACGACGGACTCACTGA
- a CDS encoding ATP-binding protein, protein MPYPSNARSTLARRTLLQMAGRIGVVIALTTLVSYLHILRTMRDESLEHLARHVEERGQREQAIFVLVEEVHAILKQALEERLQAGSQEDPTSRFNSMLELRSDGTIRTRPQGFDGTRVPGVWIAPGVKVDTAFQRRLLASYDVIAQYGPAYRTRYANTYVFLTESVNVLYWPEVPNWTQDASPDYPLLSFEYALIARPQENPLRRMAWTRSYKDDVSGKWLISAVTPLDQDGKHVATLGNDVIVDDLLSRTLIDHLPGAYNLIFRDDGQLVAHPDIKLDSTTGGYDILAPKQPEGSLPGLATAEQQAHLRSIFDAVKRLEPGQTVVDLPEYGEYIAVARLQGPGWNFVTVLPESVVTSKAIEAARYVLVFGLVSLLVELLIMFWVLRDQLSRPLRTFTRATTQVAAGDFGVSLETSREDELGQLARSFELMAREVQQREEALRQANEGLEQRVEERTQELKDVHQQLMRAARQAGMAEIATNVLHNVGNVLNSVYTAAQLARERMGGMKLEQVGRVSHMLQEHQGELTTFVTQDERGRHLLPFLDKLGQNLLDERGNMLELLGDIGRYTEHIGDIVKVQQNHARMPRLQEPVSLAELVEDALRINAAGLSRHQVKVERQLAPLPSVLTDKHKVLMILVNLFSNAKYAMDVVPTEERRLVVKLELAAADLVRIEVRDTGMGIAPDHLTRIFQYGFTTRQNGHGFGLHSSALAAQEMGGSLTVHSEGAGQGATFVLELPLNPSGLAQPRDH, encoded by the coding sequence ATGCCGTATCCATCCAACGCCCGTTCTACCCTCGCGCGCCGAACCCTCCTGCAGATGGCGGGGCGCATCGGGGTGGTCATCGCCTTGACCACCCTCGTCAGCTATCTCCACATCCTGCGCACCATGCGCGACGAGAGCCTGGAGCATCTGGCTCGGCACGTCGAAGAGCGCGGCCAACGGGAGCAGGCCATCTTCGTCCTGGTGGAGGAAGTCCACGCCATCCTCAAGCAGGCCCTCGAAGAACGGCTCCAGGCCGGAAGCCAGGAGGATCCCACCTCCCGCTTCAACAGCATGCTCGAGCTCCGGTCCGATGGGACGATTCGCACTCGGCCCCAAGGCTTCGATGGAACGCGGGTGCCGGGCGTCTGGATCGCCCCGGGGGTGAAGGTCGATACCGCGTTCCAGCGCCGGCTCCTGGCCTCGTATGACGTGATCGCCCAATACGGGCCCGCCTACCGCACCCGCTACGCCAACACGTACGTCTTCCTGACAGAGAGCGTGAACGTGCTCTACTGGCCAGAGGTCCCCAACTGGACCCAGGACGCCAGCCCCGACTACCCGCTGCTCTCCTTCGAGTACGCCCTCATCGCCCGGCCCCAGGAGAATCCCCTGCGGCGCATGGCCTGGACCCGCAGCTACAAGGATGACGTCTCCGGAAAATGGCTGATCTCCGCCGTCACCCCGCTGGACCAGGACGGCAAGCATGTCGCGACGCTCGGCAACGACGTGATCGTCGATGATCTGCTGTCGCGCACCCTCATCGATCACCTGCCCGGCGCGTACAACCTCATCTTCCGCGATGATGGCCAGCTCGTCGCCCATCCCGACATCAAGCTGGACAGCACGACGGGCGGCTACGACATCCTGGCCCCCAAACAGCCGGAGGGCTCTCTGCCGGGACTCGCCACCGCGGAGCAGCAGGCCCATCTGCGGAGCATCTTCGACGCGGTGAAGCGCCTCGAGCCCGGGCAGACCGTGGTGGATCTGCCCGAGTACGGCGAGTACATCGCCGTGGCGCGGCTGCAGGGCCCGGGCTGGAACTTCGTCACGGTGCTGCCCGAGAGCGTGGTGACCTCGAAGGCCATCGAGGCCGCGCGCTATGTGCTGGTGTTCGGCCTCGTGTCGCTGCTCGTGGAGCTGCTCATCATGTTCTGGGTGCTCAGGGATCAGCTCTCCCGCCCGTTGCGGACCTTCACCCGGGCCACGACCCAGGTGGCGGCCGGCGACTTCGGGGTCTCCCTGGAGACCTCGCGCGAGGACGAGCTGGGACAGTTGGCCCGGTCCTTCGAGCTGATGGCCCGGGAGGTGCAGCAACGCGAGGAGGCCCTGCGGCAGGCCAACGAGGGTCTGGAGCAACGTGTCGAGGAGCGCACCCAGGAGCTGAAGGATGTCCACCAGCAGCTCATGCGGGCGGCACGGCAGGCGGGCATGGCGGAGATCGCCACCAACGTGCTGCACAACGTGGGCAATGTCCTCAACAGCGTCTACACCGCGGCCCAGCTCGCCCGGGAGCGCATGGGCGGGATGAAGCTCGAGCAGGTGGGCCGGGTGTCCCACATGCTCCAGGAGCACCAGGGCGAGCTGACGACCTTCGTCACCCAGGACGAGCGTGGGCGGCATCTCCTTCCCTTCCTGGACAAGCTGGGACAGAACCTGTTGGACGAGCGGGGGAACATGCTCGAGCTGCTCGGTGACATCGGCCGGTACACCGAGCACATCGGCGACATCGTCAAGGTGCAACAGAACCATGCCCGGATGCCGCGGCTCCAGGAGCCGGTCAGCCTGGCGGAGCTGGTGGAGGACGCACTGCGCATCAACGCGGCCGGTCTCTCCCGCCATCAGGTGAAGGTGGAGCGGCAATTGGCCCCGCTGCCCTCTGTGCTCACCGACAAGCACAAGGTCCTGATGATCCTCGTCAACCTGTTCAGCAACGCCAAATACGCCATGGATGTGGTGCCGACGGAGGAACGGCGGTTGGTCGTGAAGCTGGAGCTCGCCGCCGCCGACCTCGTCCGTATCGAGGTGCGAGACACGGGGATGGGAATCGCACCGGATCATCTCACGCGCATCTTCCAGTACGGATTCACTACGCGTCAGAATGGCCATGGCTTTGGCCTGCACTCCAGCGCGCTGGCGGCCCAGGAGATGGGTGGCTCGCTGACGGTCCATAGCGAGGGAGCGGGGCAGGGGGCCACCTTCGTGCTGGAGCTGCCCCTGAACCCCTCCGGGTTGGCTCAGCCTCGCGACCATTGA
- a CDS encoding HmuY family protein — MQRIVRQSRHRWALGPFLLLGLAACGGDIQPEPGPQQPTDGEPAPLFRHTRESDGSVTTIVDATDGAAWHALDLDTGEAADAAVQSAWDLSFQRFHIRTRGGVNGTGGVTVAVLADAFESITQAPASGYHEDAADGDDTDSEPDNVFERVEDGWYSYDVMTHTLTPRARTYVLRTDEGRYFKLRMLSYYDPAGSPAVLSFRWKQVDPPALP; from the coding sequence ATGCAACGCATTGTCAGGCAGTCGCGACACCGCTGGGCCCTGGGCCCCTTCCTGCTGCTCGGCCTCGCCGCGTGTGGCGGGGACATCCAACCGGAGCCGGGCCCCCAGCAACCCACCGATGGCGAGCCGGCCCCCTTGTTCCGCCACACCCGCGAGTCTGACGGCTCGGTGACCACGATCGTCGATGCGACCGATGGGGCGGCGTGGCACGCCCTGGATCTCGACACGGGCGAGGCCGCGGATGCCGCCGTTCAGTCCGCCTGGGATTTGTCCTTCCAGCGCTTCCACATCCGCACCCGTGGAGGCGTCAACGGCACGGGTGGCGTCACCGTGGCGGTGCTGGCGGACGCCTTCGAGTCAATCACCCAGGCGCCCGCCTCGGGCTACCACGAGGACGCCGCGGACGGGGACGACACGGACAGCGAGCCGGACAACGTCTTCGAGCGGGTGGAGGACGGCTGGTACAGCTACGACGTGATGACCCACACGCTCACGCCGCGCGCGCGGACCTACGTCCTGCGCACCGACGAGGGCCGCTACTTCAAGCTGCGGATGCTGAGCTACTACGACCCGGCTGGCTCTCCCGCGGTGCTCTCCTTCCGGTGGAAGCAGGTGGATCCACCGGCCCTTCCCTGA
- a CDS encoding rhamnogalacturonan lyase: protein MHSKLFGGLTVMLLASGAQAATDSSTGTSESSSSSLAATAKYVEKLGRGVVAVPAARGMLVSWRLLGTDPSGIGFNVYRGTTKLNGSVLTGGTNYTDTVGTTSSTYTVKPVLNGVEQSGSNATVLANPYLTIALHKPAGGTTPDGVAYTYEANDGSVADLDGDGEYEIVLKWQPTNAKDNSQSGYTGNTYIDAYKLNGKRLWRIHPGMNIRAGAHYTSMVVYDLDGDGKAEVMIKTADGTVDGKGTVIGSSSADYRNSSGYVLSGPEYLTVFEGATGVALATTNYLPARGTVSKWGDSYGNRVDRFLAGVAYLDGARPSAVFARGYYTRSVLVAWDWRDGKLTQRWLHDSPTSGSGSYGEGAHWFSVADVNDDGKDDIIYGAATINSDGSLRYRTGLGHGDALHAGVLNPNRGGKQIFMVHEDPAKYGSNRGMEIHDAATGAILWGYGSGADVGRGMCADIDPADPGEECWSTAGSVLMSAGGVQISSTKRPSSVNMAVWWDGDLSRELLDGVKIDKWVPSSLSLTRLLTASDYGAASNNSTKSNPVIAADILGDWREEVVLRNNDSTALLLFTTPIETSYRIPTLMHDPQYRVQVAGQNMGYNQPAHPGFFLGNGMGSVTLPPIRTP from the coding sequence ATGCATAGCAAGTTGTTTGGCGGTCTGACCGTCATGCTGCTGGCCTCCGGGGCCCAGGCGGCCACGGACTCTTCCACCGGGACCAGCGAGTCCTCCAGCTCGAGCCTCGCGGCCACCGCCAAATACGTCGAGAAGCTCGGCCGCGGCGTGGTCGCCGTCCCGGCGGCCAGAGGCATGCTGGTGAGCTGGCGTCTGCTCGGCACCGATCCCTCGGGCATCGGCTTCAATGTCTACCGTGGTACCACCAAGCTCAACGGCAGTGTGCTCACCGGCGGCACCAACTACACCGACACGGTGGGCACCACCAGCTCGACCTACACCGTCAAGCCTGTTCTCAACGGTGTCGAGCAGTCCGGCAGCAACGCCACGGTGTTGGCCAATCCCTACCTCACGATCGCTCTCCACAAGCCCGCCGGTGGCACCACGCCCGACGGTGTGGCCTACACCTACGAGGCCAATGACGGCTCGGTGGCCGATCTCGACGGCGATGGCGAATACGAGATCGTGCTCAAGTGGCAGCCGACCAATGCCAAGGACAACTCCCAGTCTGGCTACACCGGCAACACCTACATCGATGCCTACAAGCTCAACGGCAAACGCCTGTGGCGCATCCATCCGGGCATGAACATCCGCGCCGGCGCACACTACACCTCGATGGTCGTGTATGACCTCGATGGAGACGGCAAGGCCGAGGTGATGATCAAGACCGCCGACGGCACCGTCGACGGCAAGGGCACGGTGATCGGCTCCAGCTCGGCCGACTACCGCAACAGCTCCGGCTACGTCCTCTCCGGTCCGGAGTACCTGACCGTCTTCGAAGGTGCCACCGGTGTCGCCCTGGCCACCACCAACTACCTGCCCGCGCGCGGCACCGTGTCCAAGTGGGGCGACAGCTACGGCAACCGCGTGGACCGCTTCCTCGCCGGCGTGGCCTATCTCGACGGCGCCCGGCCCTCCGCCGTGTTCGCTCGCGGCTACTACACCCGCTCGGTGCTCGTGGCCTGGGACTGGCGTGACGGCAAGCTGACCCAGCGCTGGCTCCACGACAGCCCGACCTCGGGTTCGGGCTCCTACGGCGAGGGCGCGCACTGGTTCAGCGTCGCCGATGTGAACGACGACGGCAAAGACGACATCATCTATGGCGCCGCCACGATCAACAGCGACGGGAGCCTGCGCTACCGCACCGGTCTTGGCCACGGCGATGCGCTGCACGCCGGCGTTCTCAACCCGAACCGCGGCGGCAAGCAGATCTTCATGGTGCACGAGGATCCGGCCAAGTACGGCAGCAATCGCGGCATGGAAATTCATGATGCCGCCACCGGCGCCATCCTGTGGGGCTACGGTTCGGGGGCGGACGTCGGCCGCGGCATGTGCGCGGACATCGACCCGGCCGATCCGGGCGAGGAGTGTTGGAGCACCGCCGGTTCGGTGCTGATGAGCGCCGGGGGCGTGCAGATCTCCTCGACCAAGCGCCCGAGCAGCGTGAACATGGCCGTGTGGTGGGATGGCGACCTCTCGCGCGAGCTGCTCGATGGCGTGAAGATCGACAAATGGGTACCCAGCTCCCTGAGCCTGACCCGCCTGCTGACCGCTTCGGATTACGGCGCCGCGTCCAACAACAGCACCAAGTCCAACCCGGTGATCGCCGCCGACATCCTCGGTGACTGGCGCGAAGAGGTCGTGCTGCGCAACAACGACAGTACCGCCCTGCTGCTCTTCACCACCCCGATCGAGACCAGCTACCGCATCCCGACGCTGATGCACGATCCGCAGTACCGTGTGCAGGTCGCCGGTCAGAACATGGGTTACAACCAGCCGGCCCACCCGGGCTTCTTCCTCGGCAACGGCATGGGCAGCGTGACCCTGCCGCCGATCCGCACGCCCTGA